The Miscanthus floridulus cultivar M001 chromosome 7, ASM1932011v1, whole genome shotgun sequence genome includes a region encoding these proteins:
- the LOC136465745 gene encoding uncharacterized protein: MKSNYDSWSLLMKLKLQSRYLWEAIEDDDIDFHDDRSTLEAICSGVPQEMVPTLATKSSAKEAWQAIRTMRIGDDRRLAILGDPKPEPKVVAKYLRVARPRYRQLMISIETLLNINELSIEKVMGRLKAADDEHDPSGGVGTSTARLNNTEEELVARRRGHDNGAPKSHEGGAGSKSSTGGNGKKKLAGDECAYCGKTGHWARECRKKKRDKAAHAAQAHEEPKEGALMLGMASIHCTSSPTVQPSAKTTGDLLVPIEGGGSAGWTFEVEDPTPTALVSLASLSAAEPPSSGGASEIHLHEPKLFVQLGEKGDGRSTRWILDTGATNHMTGQRAFFSKPDTGIHSTVRFGDSSVVAIEGRSMILFECKNGEHRLLAGVYYIPKLTANIVSLGQLDEDDHEVRIKKGVLRI; encoded by the exons ATGAAGAGCAACTACGACTCGTGGTCACTGTTGATGAAGCTAAAGCTGCAATCGCGCTATCTCTGGGAGGCCATCGAGGATGACGACATTGACTTCCACGACGACCGTTCCACGCTGGAGGCGATCTGCTCCGGCGTTCCCCAGGAGATGGTGCCCACCCTGGCGACCAAGTCATCGGCCAAGGAGGCATGGCAGGCGATCCGCACCATGCGCATCGGAGATGATCGG CGTCTGGCAATTCTTGGCGACCCCAAGCCAGAGCCGAAGGTGGTTGCCAAATACCTCCGCGTCGCACGACCGAGGTACAGGCAACTCATGATCTCCATCGAGACGCTCCTCAATATCAACGAGCTCTCGATCGAGAAGGTTATGGGGAGACTCAAGGCGGCGGATGACGAACATGATCCCAGCGGGGGTGTAGGCACATCTACTGCACGCCTCAACAACACGGAGGAGGAGTTGGTGGCGCGG AGGCGTGGACACGACAATGGAGCGCCGAAGAGCCATGAAGGCGGTGCCGGTTCCAAGTCCTCCACCGGCGGCAACGGGAAGAAGAAGCTCGCCGGTGATGAATGCGCCTACTGTGGCAAAACGGGGCACTGGGCCCGTGAGTGCCGCAAGAAGAAGCGCGACAAGGCAGCCCACGCGGCCCAAGCCCATGAAGAGCCTAAGGAGGGAGCACTTATGCTGGGCATGGCCTCCATTCACTGTACCTCTTCCCCAACTGTGCAGCCATCGGCAAAGACGACTGGTGATCTCTTGGTTCCAATCGAGGGAGGAGGGAGTGCGGGTTGGACCTTCGAAGTTGAGGATCCGACACCCACTGCACTGGTGTCACTGGCTTCACTAAGCGCTGCTGAGCCTCCCTCTTCGGGCGGTGCATCGGAGATTCACCTCCATGAGCCCAAGTTGTTTGTCCAGCTCGGGGAGAAGGGCGATGGCAGGAGCACGCGCTGGATCCTCGACACTGGTGCGACAAATCACATGACGGGTCAGCGCGCGTTCTTCTCCAAGCCCGACACCGGCATCCATAGCACCGTGCGGTTTGGCGATAGTTCCGTGGTCGCCATTGAGGGGCGCAGCATGATCCTCTTCGAGTGCAAGAATGGTGAACACCGTCTGTTGGCTGGGGTCTACTACATCCCCAAGCTGACGGCAAACATTGTCAGTCTAGGGCAGCTTGATGAGGATGATCATGAGGTGCGGATCAAGAAGGGGGTCCTACGGATCTAG